One Formosa agariphila KMM 3901 genomic window, ATTAGTTTTGGATATTTAACCATTGCCTCTATTATTGCTTCATCTGTTAAATTTTCGTCTCTAAAATTTTCTTTCCAAATGGCTTCATTTTTTCGCACCAAATCGATTGGCATAATGTCTAACAATTCGATTATACGTGTTAATTCGGCTTTAGAAGGCACATCTTCCAAATATTTTACAATAGTAAAAGGTTTTCCTGAAGCTTCAAGAATATCTAAAGCCTCGCGAGATTTACTACATCTGTTATTGTGATAAATTGTAATCATAATTAATTGCGATTATAAGTTATTAGTATCTTCTGTTTTTTGTCCCATCATCATTAAATAGGCTTTTAAAAAGGCATCTATATTACCGTCCATTACGGCATCTACATTCCCGGTTTCATGTGCTGTTCTAACATCTTTAACCAATTTATAAGGATGCATAACATAGTTTCGAATCTGACTTCCCCACTCTATCTTCATCTTTCCTGCTTCAATATCTTCGCGTTGTGCTAATTGTTTTTGTAATTCGATTTCGTACAATTGAGATTTTAACATTTGCATTGCTCGAGATCTGTTATCGTGTTGCGAACGTGTTTCTGAACATTGTATTTGAATACCTGTGGGCTTATGTAAAAGCTGCACTTTAGTTTCAACTTTATTCACATTTTGCCCTCCAGCACCACTAGACCGTGCTGTTGTAATTTCTATGTCTGCTGGATTAATATCAATTTC contains:
- the arsC gene encoding arsenate reductase (glutaredoxin) (This arsenate reductase requires both glutathione and glutaredoxin to convert arsenate to arsenite, after which the efflux transporter formed by ArsA and ArsB can extrude the arsenite from the cell, providing resistance.), with the protein product MITIYHNNRCSKSREALDILEASGKPFTIVKYLEDVPSKAELTRIIELLDIMPIDLVRKNEAIWKENFRDENLTDEAIIEAMVKYPKLIERPIVLNGDQAVIGRPPQDITKIL